The DNA window TGGCAGCGCCTTCTCGCCACGGACCCCGCTCGCGTGCGCTTCGAGGGAGGCGACACCTATCGCATCGAGGCGGACGCGCGGATCTTGCGCAAGCCCTCCGGCTTGCTTCAGTTCAACCTGAGGACGGCGACGGGCGGTTGGGAGCGGCACGACAAGGGCGTGCGAACGAGCACGGGGGATGCCGGCACGAACTGGCATATCGACGTGACGGTGACGCCCGATGCCTTCGACGACTACGCCGCCGAGCTGCATCTCAACGGCGACGGAGCCGTGCGGCTGACCCGCCTGCGCGTCACGCATGTGCGCCGAGCCTACCTGCTGCGGGAGTTCGAGGGCGGCGCCGCCGTGTTGAACGTGATGCCGCGGACGATCACCGTGAAGTTGCCCTCCGGCCTGCGACGGCTGCGCGACGCGGCGGCGCCGCGCCACGTCGTGGAGGTGGACGACGAGTCGCCCGGCTTCATAGCGGCCGGAGCCTGGGAGCGCGTGGGCGGCGAGGTGCGCGGAGTGGGCTCCGGCTACCGCCGCGCCCGCAAACCGGGCGCGGTGGCGCGGTGGCGGTTTCGCGCGCCCGCCGCCGACGCCTACACGCTCTTCGTCTCGCTGCCGGACGGGCGCGGACTCACCGAGGGTGCGACGTATACTGTAACGGCGCCGGCCGGCGGATCGGGCCGCGCGCTCACGCAGCGTGGCGGCGATGGCGGCTGGAAGCGACTGACACGCGTGCGGCTGCTAGCCGGGGAGCGCTGCGAGGTGACGCTGCGGAGCGGCGGCGCGGGCGACACGGCCGCCGACGCGCTGCGCGCCGAGAGCGACGCGCGCTACAACGACGGTTCGGCAGCGCAAACCATAGCGCTGGCGCCTCTCGACGGCGCGGTGCTCGTTCGCCGGGCGGGCGCTCGCCGGGCGGTGCGCTGACCGCGGTGCGCGAGAGGAGAGGACGAGCAATGCAGATTGTGGGTGGACGGCGCGCCGGGCGCTACTCGCGCCGGATGGTGCTGCAGGCGGCGGCCGGCTCGGCGCTGCTGGGCGCGGTCACATCGGCCGCCGGCGCCGCCGGCGAGGCGGCGGACCAACGCGACGCCTGGTTCGTCGGCCGCGGGGTGGCCATCGTGCCGACCGAGGCCGCGGCGATGGAGCTGCCGGAGCGCGCGGGCGAGTGGGACCTCAACCTGATCGACATGAGCCACTATGCCGAGTGGGCGGCGGGAACCGACGAAGGCCGAGCGCTCGTGGCGGCGTGCCGGCGGCTGGGGGTCGGGATCGAGTTCTCGCTGCACGTGCCCTCCATGTTCCTGTCCAGGACGCTGTTCGAGAAGGATCCGACGCTGTTTCGCATGGACGAGTCCGGCAATCGCACACCGGACGCCAACCTGTGCGTGCACTCGGAGCCCGCGCTGGAGATCCTGTGCGAGAACGCGGTGAAGTATGCCGACCTGCTGCGTCCCACGACCGGGCGCTACCACTACTGGACCGACGACGGCGCGAAGATGTGCCGCTGCCCGCGCTGCCGGGGTCTTTCCGACAGCGACCAGGCGCTGATCGTGGAGAACCGGATGCTCAAGGCGCTGCGGCGCGGCGACCGGCGGGCGCGCGTGGCGCACCTGGCCTACCAGCCGACGCTGGTGCCTCCGACGCAGGTGAAGCCGGAGCCGGGCATCTACCTGGAGTTCGCGCCGATCGAGCGCGACAGCCTCAAGCCGCTCGACAACGGGAGCCCCGTGCACACCAAGGTCCTCGAGCACCTTGACGCCAACCTGGCCCTCTTCGGGAAGCGCGACGCCGAGGTGCTGGAGTACTGGCTCGATAACTCTCGCGCCTCCGGCTGGAAACGTGAGCGCATCGGTCTGCTGCCGTGGAGCCGCGAGACGTACCTGCGGGATCTGCGCGTCTACGCAGGCCGCGGGATTCGCCGGATGCGGACCTACGCATACTGGTTCGACGCGGACTACGTCGGGCGCTACGGTCCCCCTCCGCTCGCCGAGTACGGCGCCGGGCTGCGGCGGTGGCACGCGGTGCGCGGCCGACCGGTCGAGCGGGCGTAGCGCGCCGCGTCGGGGCGTCGTGTCCCGTGGTGGCGAGGAGGCCATGAGGCCAGCGTACATCGGCACGTGCCTGCTGCTCGGCGCCCTCGCGCCGGCCGGGTGCGGCCGTCCGGCCGTCGCGCCGCCGCGGCCGGCGCCGGCCATCGTCTTCGGCGGCGAGCCTCTCGAGCTTGCGCCGGCGCGCGCCCGGCTGCGCGCGCTCGTGCTGGAGTCGCAGCGCAAGCGCGTGATGGGGCGCCTGGCCGTGCCGCGCGACGTGCGGCGCATCGTGCGCGAGTTGGCGCCCGCCGTGGCGTTCGCCGCTGGCCAGGAGGCCGTCGCGCCGGCGCTGACCGCCATTGCGCGGGACCAGGGCGTGCCCGTGGAGGAGGCGCGGCGGCGCTGGATCGCCTTGCACGAGGCAGATCTGCTCCTCGAATCGGGCGGTGATCCGGAGATCGTGTCGCCGGCCGGCGCCGTAGGCGTCTCGCAGTGGATGCTCGGGTCCGCGCGGCGCGCCGGCATGCGGATCGACGCGGCGCGCTCGGCCGCCCTCACGCGGCGCATCCGCGCCATGGTGGCGGAAGAGGCCCGCCTGGCCGCTGGCGGCGAGCCAGCGGCGCGGCTGCCCGCCGTACGCGCGGAGCTGGAGCGGCTGCGGGCCGCCCGACGCCGCGCGGACCCGCGCTACGACCCTCCCGCGGCCATCGCCGCGCAGGCCCGCTATCTCCTCGGGCTCTACGGGCGCTTCCCCGGCTTCGACTGGATACTTCAGGCGTACCATGGCGGCGAGGCCGGAGTTCGGCGCACGCTTCGCCGGTACCTGGGAGCCGGCTGGCCGGGCAGCACCGCGGCGGCGATTCGCCGCGGGCTGCGCGGGGGCAGGCTTTCGTTCGAGGAGGTCTACTTCGGCGCCACGCCGCGGCGCCACGTCGCCGCCTTCGCCTACCTCTATGCGAGACTGGACGACCACCGCTACTACGGGTGGAAGGTCCTCTCGGCGCGTGACCTGATCGCGCTCTACCGGCGCGACCCGGAGCGCTTCCGGCGCGAATGGGAGGCGCTGATGCCCGGCCGGACGAGGGAGGCTTGCTGGTATCCGCGCGCGGACCACGCGGCGCTGCGCAACTCCGCCGCCGTGCGCGGCGCGTTGGCGAGCGGCGACCTGGCGCCCGTGCGGTCCCTGCCCGGCCTTCGCGTCCTGCCGGCGTCCCAGAGCCGCGCGTCGAGCCTCGCCTACGCCGCGCTGCGCCCGCCCGCTCGCGGGGCGCTCTACCTGACGGCGGCGCTCTACCGGCGCGCCGGCGGCCAGGGCACGCTGGAGGTCGGCGACATGGCGGTGCCCGCCTTCGTCGCCGATCGGGAGCCCGAGGGGCGGCCGACGCGCCTCCCCCCCGGCTTCGAGGGCGCCCTGCCTGGCGGCGGCCCTCCCCCGGACTTTGACTACCACACCACGGGACTGGCCTTCGACCTGCGGCCGCCAGTCGACGCCACGGCGCGGAGGACGCTTGAGTACGCGCTCGGCTATCTCTCGGACCGCGGTGCGCTCTGGTGGCGCGGGATCGACGACGTGCGCGGGCGCCGCTATCACGTGGTGCCGAACCCCGCCCGCGGCCGGGCGCTGGCGGCCATCGACTCGCCGGCGGGCGCGCCGCCCACGCCGGGGTTGTAGACGCGCTGGCCCGGCCAGCCAGGTCGCGCGCGCTGGGATGGCGGACGGGCTGGCTGCCAACGACGAAGGGGTCGCTGCTGACGCCGCCCGCGGCGCGGACGGCGGCGACGGCGCCCTGCGTCCCTGCCTCCGCGGCCAGGCCCTGCCCGTACCGCCCGCTCAGCTGGCCCGTGCGGCGTACGGCTCCAGGCCGTGGAAGGCCTGCCGGATCCACTGATAGTTCTGCTCGCCCATGCCGAGCGACGCGTAGTCCTCCACGTAGGCGATGAAGCCGCCGCCGAATCGCCCGAGCTCGTCGCGCAGGCGGCGCGCGTAGGCGAGGATCTCCTCGCGCGAGCCGCTGACGGCGCGCCGCTGGTGATCGACGGAACAGCAGAAGCAGACCCGCCCCCCGAAGTCGCGCGCCAGCCGCTCCACGCCGAAGACGTCGGGCTGGAGCAGCTCGATCACGTCCACGCCGATGTCGATCAGGTCGCCCAGGATGGCGTACACGTCGCCGCACGTGTGGAACCAGACCTTCTTGCCGGCGCGGCGCAGGCGCGCGAACTGGTCGGCGTAGCGCGGCCGAAATATCCTGCGCCAGCGCTCCGGCGCGATCATCAGTCCGGCCTGTGTGCCCCAGTCGTCGCCGAAGGCCACGGCATCGACGGGCAGGGAGGCAGCGCGGTCGATCAGGCCGTTCTCGAAGCCGAACACCATGTCGAGCACGTGTTGCGCGCGATCCGGCTCGAGGGTGAGGTCCATCAGGAAGGCCTCGAAGCCACGAAGGAAGGTGGCCTGGTTGAAGCCGCTGATGCCGAGGCTGAGCTTGAGGAACCGATGGGCATGCTCGGACGCCCAGGCCTCCACGTGGTCGAGGCGGCCCGGCGCGGCGGGGTCCGGCGGCACGTAGGCGGCGGCGCGATCCCAGTCGGCGAGCGGGTGCGTGTGGGGCTGGCCCATCGTGGCGTCGAGCGACCGCCACGCGTAGCCCCACTCGGTCATCCCTGGCTCGGATGGCGCGAAGCCGGGAGCCGGCGCGTAGCCCACCGCGAGCGTATCGGAGCACTCGAAGTCGCGGTTGCAGTAGTTGACGGGCACGCGCGGCGGTCCGCGCCGCTCGATGGCGCGGTAGACGATCTCCCTGGGGGTCATCGGGTGCTCTCCGTGGGGCGCCAGCGCGCGACGCCCGGCAGCACGTTCGCGGCGGGCCGGCGGCCTTCCTCCCGGGCGCGGCGCCTGCGCCGGCAGGAGCCGGGGCGTCGGCGCGCGAACTTGCGGATCGCCGGACCATTCGCCGGCCGAAAGGACCGCACGTGGCCGGACCCCTCACCTACCGCGAGCGCTTCGCCCTCACGCTCGACCACCGCCCGGTCGACCGCCCGCCGATGGACCTGGCCTCCACCGACATGACCGACATCGACGGCGGGCCGCGCCGGCTGGCGTCGCTCCTGGGCATCGCTGCCGACGGGCCCGATGCTGACGAGGCCGTGCTGCGCGCGCTGGACACCGACATCCGCGGCGTGGGTGGCGTGCTGGCCCCGGAGAGCCCGCTGGCGCGGCGCGTATCGGACACGGAGATGACGGACTGCTGGGGGATCGGCTACCGCTGGAACGGGCATCACTTCGAGGCGGTGGGTCGGCCGCTGGCGGGCGCCACTCTCGCCGACCTGGAGCGTTTCCCCTGGCCGGACCCCGACCGAATCCCGCGGGGCACGATCGAGGCGGTCGCCGCCCGGGCGCGCCGCCTGTATGAGGAGACGCCCTACGTGGTGTGCGCGCGGCACCCCTGCCTGGGCGTGCTGGAGCTCGGCTGCTGGATGTGCGGGTTCGATGACTTCCTCTACCGCATGGCCGGGGAGCCGGGGTTCGTGCATCGCTTCTTCGAGATCGTGCTGGCCTATCAGAAGCGAGTGATGGAGCGTTACTACGGCGCGCTCGGCCGCTGGATCCACTTCACGACGAGCGGCGATGACTTCGGGACGCAGACCGGCCCCTTTGTGTCGCCGCGCATGTTTCGCGGGCTCGTGCTGCCCTACTTTGCCGAGCGCGTCCGCTGGCTGCGGCGATTCACGGACGCCACGTTCTTCCACCATTCCTGCGGGTCCGTCGTCGCCATCATCCCGGACCTGATCGGCGCGGGCGTCCAGATCCTCAACCCGATCCAGCCGCGCGCGGCCGGCATGGAGCCCGATCGGCTCAAGCGCGAGTTCGGCGACCGTCTCACGTTCTACGGCGGCGTGGACACGCAGATCCTGCTGCCGCGCGGCACGGCCGCAGAGGTGGAGGCCGCCACCCGCGAGCTGATCGGCGTGCTCGGCCGCGACGGCGGCTACGTGCTCTCGGCGGCACACATCGTGCAGGAGGACGTTCCGGAGGCCAACGTGCTGGCCATGTTTCGCGCGGGGCGCGCGTCCCGGTAACGGCGCGTCAGGCGATGTAGGCCACGCTGTCGAAGCGCAGGAAGAGGCGCGTGTTCCATCGGCGGTTGGAGACGCCCTCGGTGCGCGTGCACTCATAGACGCCGCCTCGGGGCGTGCCGGTCTCCACGTACTGCAGCCAGTCGCGCTGCAGCCTTTCGAGCACGACCGCCGCCATCGTGCTGGCGACGAGGCCGTGCGCGCCCATGGCCTGGTCGGGCTTGAAGTAGATGGCGATGTCAACGGTATCCACGGTGATCGTCTCCCCGGGGCCGGCGCGACTCCGCGCATGGGTTCGCCGGTCCCTGGCACAGAGGACGCCGGCGAGCGCCTTCGGGTTCCCCGCGGTCGCCGCCCTTCGCCGCGGTGCTCGCAACGCGGCCACGCCCGAGCCGTCGCGAGCCGGGCTACGATGCCCCCAAGGAGCGCCCTATGGCTGATCTGGTGCAAACGATGCGCTTGCGAGTCGCCGAGATCGGCGGCTGCGTGGTTCGCGAACAGGTCCGGCTGGACGGCTGGCAGGTCCGCGCCGCGCTGCATTTGGCCCCCGGCCGCTACGAGCCGCTCGAGGCGGGCTGGCGCTCGCTCGATGTCGGCGGCGCCTGGGCGCGGCCGGGCGAGACGGCCTTCCTGCGCCGCGAGGTGCGCGCGCCGGACCACTGGCGCGGGCTGCGCGTGGGACTGGAGCTGCGGACGGGGGGCGAGGGGTTGCTGAGTGTCGACGGCACGGCGCGGCACGGGATCGACGACAACCGGGGC is part of the Chthonomonadales bacterium genome and encodes:
- a CDS encoding methyltransferase, producing the protein MAGPLTYRERFALTLDHRPVDRPPMDLASTDMTDIDGGPRRLASLLGIAADGPDADEAVLRALDTDIRGVGGVLAPESPLARRVSDTEMTDCWGIGYRWNGHHFEAVGRPLAGATLADLERFPWPDPDRIPRGTIEAVAARARRLYEETPYVVCARHPCLGVLELGCWMCGFDDFLYRMAGEPGFVHRFFEIVLAYQKRVMERYYGALGRWIHFTTSGDDFGTQTGPFVSPRMFRGLVLPYFAERVRWLRRFTDATFFHHSCGSVVAIIPDLIGAGVQILNPIQPRAAGMEPDRLKREFGDRLTFYGGVDTQILLPRGTAAEVEAATRELIGVLGRDGGYVLSAAHIVQEDVPEANVLAMFRAGRASR
- a CDS encoding DUF4838 domain-containing protein gives rise to the protein MQIVGGRRAGRYSRRMVLQAAAGSALLGAVTSAAGAAGEAADQRDAWFVGRGVAIVPTEAAAMELPERAGEWDLNLIDMSHYAEWAAGTDEGRALVAACRRLGVGIEFSLHVPSMFLSRTLFEKDPTLFRMDESGNRTPDANLCVHSEPALEILCENAVKYADLLRPTTGRYHYWTDDGAKMCRCPRCRGLSDSDQALIVENRMLKALRRGDRRARVAHLAYQPTLVPPTQVKPEPGIYLEFAPIERDSLKPLDNGSPVHTKVLEHLDANLALFGKRDAEVLEYWLDNSRASGWKRERIGLLPWSRETYLRDLRVYAGRGIRRMRTYAYWFDADYVGRYGPPPLAEYGAGLRRWHAVRGRPVERA